The nucleotide window TTGTTGAGCTCACTACGGATAGCGCGTTGGATGAGAAATTTATGAAAACTCAGCGCCAACTTCTTTGAGTGGAGAGTCCGCTTTGCACCCCAGTAGTTGATCTTCGTACAACGGGGATTAAGAGCGTCTCTGGCCATGATCCCGTATGTTTTAACTCTAATCATAAGGAATGAATCATCATGAACAAAATTCTATCTGCCATTCAGACGAATGATGAACGGTTTTGGAAGCGCTTAACCATTGGTTTACTCGCTCTGATTGCTCTACTCAGCCTAGCGCAACCGGCGGTTGCCCACCATCCGTTTGCTGGAGAAGCGCCTAACAATTGGTGGGAAGGCTTTTTATCGGGTTTAGGTCACCCTGTAATCGGCTTTGATCATCTGGCTTTTGTCATTGCCAGTGGTTTAGTCGCTGCGAATACAAAGCGGGGTTGGATGATTCCTTTAGGCTTTGTCATGGCGGCAATAGCGGGAACCGGACTTCATTTGCAAGGGGTTAACCTTCCTCTATTAGAAGTGATGATTGCGGCTTCTGTGATAGCAATGGGCGGTTTTTTAGTCCTCTTCCAAAGTCATAATGTGGTGGGTGAAAGTAATCATAATAATCAGGCAGAATCCTTTAGTTATAGCCTTTTGATTGCCTTGGGCAGCGCGATCGCGGGAATCTTTCATGGTTATGCTTATGGAGAAGCGGTTGTTGGCGCTGAAATGACCCCACTGGTTGCTTATTTAGCCGGGTTTACGTTGATCCAACTGGGCATTGCTTTAGGAAGCTATAAACTGGCGCAAACATTACTCGCCCAAGTGAGCACCCCCAGCGTTCCGCTCACGCGATTAATTGGTTGTGGAATAATGGGAATGGGAGTCGTCTTTGTCACGTCTGTCATCTAAGGAGGTCAAGCTCATGCCTGTTCCGTCCATTGCTTCTGGTTTGCTTGTTTGCGGTACAGTTCTCCTGCTAGCGCCCGCGAGTTGGGCAGGAGAACGTTTAGACGGAACCGTATTTTTTGATGCACCTCCCCGCTTGGAAGAGGCGAAAACCACCTTTAATGAAACCCAAATGCGAGGGGCAACTTACTATTTCACCCTCACCCTTCCCTCTCAAGCCGGTGAACCGCTGGGGAAAATAATGATTGAGCAACGGGGTGGGGTAGATGATATTCCCTTGCGCTTAGACCAAAGCACCGCCTTTGTCGGGACTGCTAGCGATAAACAAGAACCGATCGCGCTTGCAGATGTTTCCCAAAGCGAGAATAACCGTCAAATTACCGTGCAACTTGAAACTCCCGTGACACCGGGAACCACTTTCACCATTGGACTGCAACCGAGAAAAAATCCCAGATATGGTGGTGCTTATTTGTTTGGGATTACTGCCTTTCCGGCAGGGGATACCGTTCAAGAATTGTATTTAGGGGTCAGACGGATCCAGTTTTACGACCGTAGCAATGATTCCAATTTCCCAATGAGAACTCGTTGATTGTTAGCTCTCAGTTGAAGGGTGAGAGCTCAAATACAAAGAATATTCAGACAAAAAAATAGGAGTAAATATGGCTGCAAAAATCCCTGTCACCGTTGTTACAGGCTTTTTAGGTGCTGGCAAAACGACCCTGGTGCGACATTTACTGCAAAATAATCAAGGACGCAAAATTGCCGTTCTTGTCAATGAATTTGGCGAAGTGGGTATTGACGGCGACTTACTTCGCAGTTGCCAAATTTGTGATGAGGATGAACAGACCAGTAATAATATTGTGGAACTGACCAATGGCTGTTTATGTTGCACTGTGCAAGAGGAATTTTTTCCCACGATGCAAGCCCTCCTCAAACGCCGGAATGATATTGATTGCATTGTTGTAGAAACGTCTGGGCTAGCGCTACCGAAACCCCTGGTTCAGGCATTCCGTTGGCCGCAAATTCGCAATGGTGCAACCGTAGATGGGGTGGTTACCGTGGTCGATTGTGCCGCCTTAGCCAGTGGGGCATTGGTAGGAGATTTAGACGCTCTCGAAGCGCAACGTCAAGCTGATCCCAATCTAGAGCATGAAACCCCCATTGAGGAGTTATTTGAAGATCAACTAGCCTGTGCCGATCTGGTATTACTGACCAAGGCGGATCAAGTGGATGCGGCAACACGGAAAAAAGTTGAAAAGCGGTTGAAACAAGAATTGCCAGCAGGCGTCAATATTGTTCCTTGCTATAACGGGCAAGTGCCTGCCGATATCTTACTGGGCTTTAATGCTTCGGTGGAAGAAAACTTAGACAGTCGCCCTAGCCATCATGACCACGAAGAAGAACACGAACATGATGATGATATTAATTCGGTGCAATTGATTTTAGATGAGGCTTTTGAACCAAAACCATTAATGGAACGCATAGAAGTCTTATTTAAGGAAGCGGAAATTTATCGTGTGAAAGGCTTTGTCAATGTTCCTAATAAGCCGATGCGTCTGGTTATACAAGGGGTAGGCAAGCACTTAGACTCATTTTACGATCGCGCTTGGCAGAAGGATGAACTTCGCCAAACGCGTCTGGTTTTGATTGGACGAAATTTAGATGAAGGTCAAGTTAAAGCCAGCCTCCTGGAAGTTGTTCCTTCTCTCCATTAACGATCGCGCCGGGCTTTAAATACGCGAAGGGTTAAGGGATAGAAATACATCTGTCCCTTTTTTGCTCTTACGGCGCCATTGGGTACCAGTGCTAAACTCCAAAATGTCGTTAGGATAGCAACACCCCGCCCTGCCCAATCAATCCCATTTATTACTAGTGCAATTGCGCCCAAAGAGCTGTTCACCTCAGCACCAAAAATGGCTAAATAAATAAAAAAGCCGATTACGCCGAGAAAAAACAGCACCAAACTATAACCCACAAGGGCAATCTGGAAATTGAGAGCTTCTCGCCCTTGGAAATCGACATATTCGGATTCTTCTCGCTTGACCAGCCAAATTAAACCGGGAACAATAATATTGATTAGAGGAATGGGAAATTCTAGCCAGTACAGTGGAATCCAAATCAAGCCCGCCAGATGACAGACGATTGCCCAACGGACTTCTTCTTGTGTAACTTTTACCATTGCCGTAACCAAGGAGTTACTCATCTGGGTGGGAAGGTTTTAGTTTCAGCCAGATTCACTGCTAAGGTAGCATGTCTCAAGCGCTAAGTTTTACCCTTTCTTTTGTTGTAACCATTCCATCACTTGCTGACCCAGAGAAACATTGTTCAGGCGGTCAATTTCGCGCACCCCCGTGGGGCTAGTGACGTTAATTTCTGTTAAATACCCCCCAATCACATCAATCCCCACAAAAAATAAACCATCGGCCAATAAAGTAGGCGCGATCGCGCTACAAATTTCTCGATCTCGCCTCGTCATCGCTGCGGGTTCCACCCGTCCGCCCACTGCCATATTGCCGCGAAACTCGCCGCTAGTGGGAATGCGATTAATAGCACCAATTGGTTCTCCTTCTAATAAAATAATTCGTTTATCTCCCTCTTTCGCTTCCGGGAGAAAGGCTTGAATCATTACAGGTTCTCGCCCATTTTGCGTGCTAATTTCAATTAAAGAATTAAGATTGCGATCGCGCTTCTCTAAAAATAAAATTCCTTCCCCCGCTTTCCCGGCTAGCGGTTTTAAAACAGCACCCTCTTTTCGTTCCACAAACTCGCGAATTACTTTTTTATCTTCACTGACAATGGTTTCTGGAATCACCGTTGGAAAACGCATAGCATAGAGTTTTTCATTGGCTTTCTGCAACCCCTGCGGTGAATTAATCACTAATGTGTCAGTTGGCGTTAATAAGTCTAAGATTTGCGTTGCATAAAGATAAGGAATCGTCACCGGCGGATCGGTGCGCATAAACACGGCATCCATCTGTGTCAGCGGTTGTAACTTCCATTCTCCACACTGATACCACTCTTTCTGTGCGACCCAATGGTTATCTTGCAAACTCACAGGAGTAAGGTGAATTCGTTGGAGTCGTGCCCAAGCTTGAGATTGGACAATGCTCAAATAAGAGGCGGAGGTTGTCCAGACTTCATGACCTTGGGC belongs to Cyanobacteria bacterium GSL.Bin1 and includes:
- a CDS encoding urease accessory protein UreJ; protein product: MNKILSAIQTNDERFWKRLTIGLLALIALLSLAQPAVAHHPFAGEAPNNWWEGFLSGLGHPVIGFDHLAFVIASGLVAANTKRGWMIPLGFVMAAIAGTGLHLQGVNLPLLEVMIAASVIAMGGFLVLFQSHNVVGESNHNNQAESFSYSLLIALGSAIAGIFHGYAYGEAVVGAEMTPLVAYLAGFTLIQLGIALGSYKLAQTLLAQVSTPSVPLTRLIGCGIMGMGVVFVTSVI
- a CDS encoding DUF2808 domain-containing protein, whose amino-acid sequence is MPVPSIASGLLVCGTVLLLAPASWAGERLDGTVFFDAPPRLEEAKTTFNETQMRGATYYFTLTLPSQAGEPLGKIMIEQRGGVDDIPLRLDQSTAFVGTASDKQEPIALADVSQSENNRQITVQLETPVTPGTTFTIGLQPRKNPRYGGAYLFGITAFPAGDTVQELYLGVRRIQFYDRSNDSNFPMRTR
- the cobW gene encoding cobalamin biosynthesis protein CobW, which encodes MAAKIPVTVVTGFLGAGKTTLVRHLLQNNQGRKIAVLVNEFGEVGIDGDLLRSCQICDEDEQTSNNIVELTNGCLCCTVQEEFFPTMQALLKRRNDIDCIVVETSGLALPKPLVQAFRWPQIRNGATVDGVVTVVDCAALASGALVGDLDALEAQRQADPNLEHETPIEELFEDQLACADLVLLTKADQVDAATRKKVEKRLKQELPAGVNIVPCYNGQVPADILLGFNASVEENLDSRPSHHDHEEEHEHDDDINSVQLILDEAFEPKPLMERIEVLFKEAEIYRVKGFVNVPNKPMRLVIQGVGKHLDSFYDRAWQKDELRQTRLVLIGRNLDEGQVKASLLEVVPSLH
- a CDS encoding DUF4870 domain-containing protein — its product is MSNSLVTAMVKVTQEEVRWAIVCHLAGLIWIPLYWLEFPIPLINIIVPGLIWLVKREESEYVDFQGREALNFQIALVGYSLVLFFLGVIGFFIYLAIFGAEVNSSLGAIALVINGIDWAGRGVAILTTFWSLALVPNGAVRAKKGQMYFYPLTLRVFKARRDR
- the gshB gene encoding glutathione synthase — its product is MKLAFIIDPLFQLDPTHDTTVAFMEAAQAQGHEVWTTSASYLSIVQSQAWARLQRIHLTPVSLQDNHWVAQKEWYQCGEWKLQPLTQMDAVFMRTDPPVTIPYLYATQILDLLTPTDTLVINSPQGLQKANEKLYAMRFPTVIPETIVSEDKKVIREFVERKEGAVLKPLAGKAGEGILFLEKRDRNLNSLIEISTQNGREPVMIQAFLPEAKEGDKRIILLEGEPIGAINRIPTSGEFRGNMAVGGRVEPAAMTRRDREICSAIAPTLLADGLFFVGIDVIGGYLTEINVTSPTGVREIDRLNNVSLGQQVMEWLQQKKG